AGGCTTCAACCGCTTTGCTCCAGCATCCATCCTGCGCGCAAAAGCAGATTTATTTTCCATCGGCATATTTAGCTGAATGACTTGTCGCTTGGTAACTGATGTGTTCAGCTTTGCTACTGAAGAAAGGGGACGAGTTGCAGCAACTGCCTTCTCCCAAGGGTCATTGTCATCATCGGGAATCATAATTTTCAAGACGCTTGGCCTTTTTTCTGTCTCTGTAGCACCAGACATCTTCATTGCTTTCGCAGATTTAAGTGCTTTCTCCCATGGAGCGATATTGTTATCATGCATTAAATCTTTCAGCAGAATATTCTTTGGTGCCAAAACCTTACTACCAGATGCTACCCCAAAACGAGCCtgatctgaagttttcgaactaatATTTTCATCAACTGAGCTCTTCTTAAGGGGTTCAACTTTTGTTTTTGATGGGAACAGATCAATGACACCGCCTGTATTTGTTTCCTTTCTTATTCCCTTTTTAGCATCAGAATGCTTCTGTGAAGTCAACCCAGCATTCTTTGCAGTATCTTTCGACTCAAGGGCTGATAGAAAATTTTTATAGTTGCTATTTTCAGAAACAAGTTTCCTACCATGATCATTTGGTAATATGCTTTTCTCAGCAGCAAAATCCAGAGTCTTGGCATCCATACGAGAGTAACTTGGGTTGCCGTGCGATGGAACAGTCACTTCCGACACCTCTGTCTCTGCCTCATCATCAGAGAGAACGATTAATTTCTCATGACTTTTTACCACAGCCAGGGGTACCAAATCCAAAACCTCTGGATTGCTCTCAAAAGAACCTCTGGGTATAGGACGATCTGATTTTAGGTTTGTAACAGCAACAATGGAAGAAGACATGTCACTGGCTAATGAAACAGAGAGACGGCAGACTTTCTCCTTCAGTTCATCTAATCCAACGTTATCTGAAATGAAGCAACGAACAACAAACCAACTCAAGTAACTAAAAACTATAGCTGACAAGAATACATAATAAAAGATTGAAATGGAGACACTCACCCCCCAGCATAAGTGTTTCAATGGAACCAATAATCTTTGCAGAATTACCATCATATGAACCTTTAAGTAAACGCATTAATGAAACTACAGATTTCTTCCAGTATATGACTACAACAAAAATTGATGATTTTCCCCAATCAACCAAATCATGAAGCCAATCCACGCTGCATGAATCTCGTACTGATTGCTTGTGCACAGACAGACTAACCTTCTCAAAAACAATAGGGACGAGCTCAAGCAAACGTAAACACGTCATCTGGAAAGAAAAAATCATAATCTTGAGAACTGCCAAGTGACAGGGtaaaaaatatcttctctatGCACATTTATCTCAAAAATACATAGCCTTAAAAAAATTATGCTAACACCAAGGTGTAGGCCATGCTTTTACAAGCAATTAAGACGAAATACAATGCacagaaaatgaaacaaaaaggTTTATGTTTATCTCAAAGAATTTACCTGCGAAGGTTTCTCACTGATATATCTTTTCCCTACTAGTAACAATTTCTTCATAGATGGCCACATACTCTCAGATAATAAGCGACTGAAACTCTTCCAAGATTTTAAATCCACTGTTGGCTCAAGACTATTTACTGGTGAAGCATCGAAATCAGGCTGCGGCAGAAAACCTCCTTGGGATGAGAACGTTGATATATTTGAATTACCAACTGGATTACCTGGTTTATTCTCAGGAGACGAGGTTACATCTTGCAGAAGTTTGCGTAGAATAAACAAGAAATGGTGCAAGAAGGGAAAGTTTGATACAACGTTCTCCAATTGGACCTGTCACATTGTAAACATGTTTTGTAAGATCCCAGTCTTTTTTACAGATTCCATATGTTGACAGTACACTTATATgagattttttttaaaactaCTTAAACACTGACAAGTGTTTTGAAGAAAGATCTTTAAAGCCTAAACTTGGATGAAAGAGTACATAGCACATCACCAGTTTTAGTGCATGTATCAATCCCAAATAAACAGCAGAAAGTGAAGCTCCACTTGAACAAAGAAACTGCAGTCCAGATGCAAGACCCTTGGTATTTGAAACATGCTCGAGGATAAGCCTATCAACTTGTCTCACACTCTGCACAAAAAAGAAAGTACTATAGCTGTAATACAAAGTAATTGAATAGACGCCAAGAGCTTGGTATCCACTCAGGCATTTGGTTATAACAAGGTTCTTGAAACAAACTTCCAAAGAACATTTTAAGATAGTATCCTTACATCGTTTGGATCCAGAAGTAATAGCGTCAAGCTCTCAGCCATACTTGGCTCCCATTTCCATTGCTTCCAAAGTTCGCCTTTTTCCAATTGGACAACATAATGAGCAGCACACCTGAAAGATCCAAGCTCCAGTAATCACCTACCACCCATAAAACTAAATTGACAGATGCAGGATCCTTCTATAGTGCCATAATCACCTGGCCTACGGAACCCAGATGGTTTCCGACGGCTGATTTTTTTGGAGAAAACTTTCTCACCATTTCAGTGATTTATTTGGAGAAAACTTTCTCACCATGTCCTTTATGAAATAAAAACCCATCCGAAAATGCCAAGCtccttaaaaaaaattgtttccttgcaGATAATGGACCACTCAATGACCTCTAAACTCAACTGAACTTTGACGGGTAAGATATTTAAATTGTATGCTTTACATTGAGGATAATCTTAATAGTGAGCAGCTTCGTAAAAATCAGTCCTTAGATCACCAAGAACGTGCATCCCACATGTCACTGACAGATGCATTGCCAGATTAAGGCTCCATGATGATCGGCCGCATTTATATATCATTAATGCAGTATAAGGTATTACTAAAAAATAAGTAAAAgtaactatcaaggtaaaaaaaGAAAACCGAAGGCAGGATTTAAAACCTCTTGAATGTCTTTATTAAAGGAAGACGCATCTCTGATACTTTGATTGAATTATTTGACACCCTTCCATCTCCACCGTCATCAGAACCAGTTGGTGCGTCCCACCCAATTGAGGTTAATATTGTTCCAGCATATTTATGTAGCCAATCTTCAACCGACAATGCCATTTCTGTAATGCTTTCAGGCTCTAACAGAGAAAATCGAGATAAAGACCACAGAACAGCCTTGGAAAATGATATGGGAAGGGCTGAGGGCTGAACTTCAACTAGAATATCAAGCCATAACATCGGAATACACATCCACTCTCTACATTCCTGAGAAGTCAGTTTGCATTGGGCACTAAAGTCGCTCCAACAGCTGGCATCCTTCTCTTCAACATCATGAGAATCATAAGAAAAGAGtatctcatcttcatcttcattaaaATCAACAGAACTATTCCCAACAGAAACGGATTTCCCATTCAACATTAAGCTTATCAAAGCTGCAGCATCAGAAACTATAATAGCGTGAATAAGATCAAAAGCTGGTTGACGCAGGGAATTGTGAAGAGATGAATCCTTCAGAGAACAGATTAAAGAAGGACCCCTGCCCAATACGAAAACTTCAGAATTATAAGCTGCTTAAGAAATTATATGAATGAAGTTCTAGAAAGGACATAAATTTAAATAATATATATCATATATCGTACCACATAATATGTATTATAAATTTTTATAATACATACAGAGTTATAAATAATACCGTACCACATATGCGCGCACTCGAAAGGTGGACAAGGCGGGTTCATCTTATAGCCTCTATGTATAATTCGCAGAGCTATCTGAAAAATAACATCATGCAACAAACAGCAAAAATAAGCTCGAAGTATAGGAATCAATGTTCAATGCACTACACTGTGATACATTGCCTATTTTTACATGTTTATTTCACAACAAACCCTAGAAAGATGTGAAAATCTTTAAGCGACCATGAAGAGATAACAATTTCCTAACCTGGCAAGCCTTCTTCCTCATTAGAACACTGAAGTTACTGCTCATATTTACTTGATGAAGGAAAAAATAGAGAAAGTGCCTACGCTGTTTTTCATGCTCCCCATCTTGCAAGGCTTCAAGAGACTACACAGATGTGGTCAATTACACTTCTTCAGTATTTCATAAATGAAAAACACATATCACGGCTCCTCAGAAAGGCAAGAAGTAGATAAAAGGAGTTTGTAATTTGAGGTACAGATAAAAAGAACAGTTTGATTCACGAACATGCCTGTAAAAATGGCTCGAAAAGATCAAAAATTTCTTTATGGCTTTTCTCGTTTCGAGTATGAAAACACTGGCCCACTAGAGTGTTGCGCATCACATTTGGTGACGATGTGGTCCTCAACCATAGCTTACATCCTGAAATCACATGCAAAACGAAATACATTTAGTAAATTTTAAGCAACACGGCATCTTTACAAATTAACAGCATAGGCCATAGGGAACCCACCAAGCATTTCAAATAGCAGCCGCAAGCAGTTGACTGCATGACTAAATTCAAGGGAATCATCACTAACATGGTCGAGCACAATGTTAACAAAAGATGGATACCTCTCCAATATCCCTTCTTCAAACGCTGAAGGCTCTAGAAACCCAAGCCTTTAAAATAATgacacaaagaataagaaaattaAATAATCATGCCACTAGGAAAGAAAATGTATATGAAGATTAGGTTAAAGTCAGCAAGTTTCTTACAATGCTTTGATGCCAAGCCATACATTTATCCGCTCAAGCTGCAGTCTAGGTCTTGAAGACTCTATCACAGACGGCAAAGATTCTTTTTCTAAGTAACCAATGCATTTCTTTAGTAAGGGCTGCAATGGCTCCAATTCTGCTGTCATCCTACAAAATTAGATATTATCGAACAGAAACAAATTTAGCAAAGAGCTTTGCCGAGAGAAATAGAAGTAACGGCTATGACAGCACAAGACACATTAGGTCTAAAAAAAATGACCCAATAATGGTTTGGTTATCACTAAAGCAGCAGCATAATCACCTTTACCACAAGCATATCACTGAGGTATTCAAAATAATTACATTATCAAATTCAGTTACTGGGGGAATTTCAACAATGAAACTGACTCAATGCTACATTTACCTATCCTCAACAAGGAATCACAGACTTATCGTGCTGTCCAGGGTCATAaacaaatatttacaaaaaaacaaaaaaaaaacggaatGGAAAACCATGTAAATAAAATGATGATAGGTTTCACTTGTGGTCGAATTTTAGTAACTGTAAATTACAGATGTTGAAGTATCTTTTGCGCAGCTTTGAAATTAGGAGAGACTAGAAATATTTCGAAAGAGATTCATGATTCCCAGCACATACGAGTTCGGATATAACAAAATATTGGTTTCTTAAGGCTACTCAATCTGCACAATGGTGATCAGGAATTGATATTTACATAAGATATAGCTCAACTATTTTTACAACAGAATTTACACAATAAACTTCTCCTAGTCAAATACTTGGATCTATTTGTTTACCACCAGTAATCTATAGCAAATAATCGCTACCATTGCGAGTATCACAACAGCAATACCTCAACTTTCCATTATCCCCAGCAAGGCGATGACCAATTGAACGAGCTCCTCTACTTTTCAGGAAAAGTAGTGCATAAACACCctaatgaaaaataataaaattttagtACCAAGAGTTATGCAGCAAAAGCTGACAAAAAAAAAGATTGTTTCTTCAATACGTATGCTTCAGCAGAAACCAATGGACAAAAATTACCGGATATTGGTGTTGTCCAGTCAACTTCAACTCATGAGAATCATCAACAGCTTCAATGAATATTTGGAACTCATTGGCCAAAGATTGGTCATCTAATAAAATGGGGTAAGTTAACACCTAGAACAGATAAACACAACTTTATCTTAGTATGCCAAAATGTTCACGTAATAAATCACTTGAAACAGAACAATTGTCAAAAAACAAACAATAGGAAAGAATCCTAACCTCGTACATGACACAAACAACTTCAGCATTGTGAAGCTCTCCATCATAATCTCCTTCAGATATCTTAGCATTTAGTTCTTTGAGGTGGTGAGTAACCCTttcctcatcaagactctgtAATACTTTCAAAAGAGGGATAATGCAACTCGCCTCATACTCAGTACTATACATTTCTTGAGCTTGATGATGCTGAGATACGCACAGCACGCACTGCCGCATTTCTTGAGAAATTCTCTTCCAAAGTAGTTTAAGAGGAGAACCATCACCTTTATCTTTGAAATAGTTGTAAAAGGTTTCAAGAAGTGGTCCCATTAAAGCCCATGAAGCACACCAGATATGTTCGTCTTTTGCCAAACCAACCAAATGACTGAAGGTATCTGCAAACCTGCATCCAGAATTTTAAGTAAGAAAAGAGCAACATGGGAATCATACTTTGAGCTGCCCACCCAATCATAACCCAAATTCGCAATCACAGAAGTAAGTCAGCAACCTGAAAAATCCTCCTCAGATAAGCTCAAAAACCTACTCAAATACATAATTTAATGAATGCACCTCATTCTAAAATCTAAGTTACAATTGAAAATAAGTTCCAAAATGGCCCCAATTAAAATTTGAATCCTCCCAAAATATAAATTGAAAAACCTAACTTAATCAAAACTACATGAatgacaataaaaaaaaaattaaaaaaaaaaaactaacccatATAGAACCCCCCAGAATAGACATACAAACTCATGTTTGAAGTTCCAAATGGAGAGCtcaaaaaaaaagtaacaaaaGACAACCACTATAATCAAAACCCCAAATCTAACAAATAAGTCAGCAAAATAATTCAATGAATGCACCACATAACCCTAAAGGCTATAACCCACACTAGCTGCTTAATGCAATGAATCCACTGGATTTCTAAACTGAATCAAAAACAAAGTCACAAAAGAAAATCCTAACATTCAATTAATCATTATCCCAAATTCATAACCTAACTAACAAATTCGCAAATCTTCCAAAAAAATAATTCTTCCAGGAACACATAACCCACAAAATCTATTCCATTAGTAATAAAAACCACTGCATATCAGTAACCTATACATAATCCCAGCATTTTCAGAAACTGAACCCAGAAACACTCAAACTTAACCAAACAACTccaacctcaaaaaaaaaaaccaaattcgaACAATATTTTTGAGAAATTGGTCTCACAAATCCCACTATCAAAAAaagtatatatacatatagaGAGAGAGGGAGCAAAACGAATTACCATGTTTCTTTGTGAATAAGCTtgttatcatcatcatcagaatcatcTTCAATGATTCTCCATCGATCTAACAACTCACTCCGTGTTATTACTTTCTTCGCCATTCCTTTCAAGATTTCAGAAAACCTTACTATTAGGGTTTTTCATGCTAatagggttttttttcttttttcgtctGAAGAGTGGTGAAGAcggagaggaggaagaagagaaaaaaagaaaaaagaaatagatATTGGAATATATGAAGTGACGATTCTGCCCTCGTTCTCCGACCTGTGTTCCGAGTTATTAGGGCGCAGTGTCTCGCGGTGTTCGAGGCGGGAAAGTACAAGACGAGTTTTTGAAACGGGatggagaaagaaagagaaacgtttttttttttgtcgaaATGGATAAAATCATTTTAAACAACACAAGAGACAGGATTAGACAAcacagcatggttggacggctttTTGTATTAGGGACCTAGGTGGTATCCGGGCATGATACAATCAGCACATATTTAAGAAAATTTAAGAAAATGATTTATATCAGATTTTGTGGGTTATTTCGACATAGAGAATGGGGATGAGAATGGAATCCACACTAAACTCACCTCCCGTTAAACCGTCGGGTTGGAAGAGATCCACCCGACTCTCTTTATCGAGATAAGTCACTTCCCGTTAAACCGTCGGATTAGAAGAGACCCACCCGACTCTCTTTATCGAGATAAGTCATGAGATTCACCCCAAAATGTGTAGCAGTTCCGCAAAATTTAAAAGTGGTGTTCCTAACTCGAAGCTAGGGGAATGAAATGTCCAGACCTTCTTCACCACCTTTTCATGAGTCTTTCGATTTAGTTATTATCACCATAAGAGCAAGGGTTATGGGGGTTGAGAGTCTCTTTCAAAATGAAAGACTTGATCAAATTTGTTCCTGCTATGGGTAGAGGGAAACCCCCTTTCACCCCAAACTCGATCACCTTCTCTTTTAGTTGAAGGAGTGAGTGAAAGTCTCCACTATACGGCAAACAGTTTGACTtatgaaactaaaaaaaaaaacgtcAAACAGTTTGCcttatgaaaataaaatgaaaaaaacgtCAAACAATTTGCCTTATGTAACTAAAATGAGAAAGAAACGGTAAATAGTCTTCCTTATGAAACTAAAATGAGAAAATAAAGGCAAACAGTTTGCCTTatgaaactaaaatgaaaaacaaaaggcAAACTTTGCCTTATGAAACTAAAATGATAGAAAAAAGGCAAATAGTTTGCAGTGTAATCTTTTAACACTCTATTCCATGGTGGATTTTACACTCTTTCAGCTAAACTATCTTTCATTTTGAAAGGGATAGACTGTTTTGGAGTCTATCTCATAGCCCTTGCTTTAAGAAAATTTAAattcaaataccaaaaaaatttcACAATTTTGCAACATATTCAAGGTTGTCGGATTATCCTTCACTGCTATCTTATAACGATAGATAGCTCACTTGACTTCAACTTGTTTGAAAGTCGTTTCCAAGTTCTTTAATTAAAAGGTCTTTCAAATTGCAAAATGGTATAAATGTAATACTAAAGGTTGAGCGGTAACTAATAAATCTCAGACCGGGTCTTATGGAGatgtccaaactcttcccaaatacCTTTACACATCAGTCTGGGAATGGCCTAGCTCTAACGGAGATTCCTTGAGAATTCAAGGGATGGATAATGGttagttgatagacacatttttgtgaccgaattgtcctcaattttcagtattgttggtactcaattttctacttattatgctgttttatgtgtttgtaggtatttttggaaaataaacatttttggaaaattcagctcgaaaagttggtataggcacctggaggacacatgttattcggactctcagttttggataaggggaacttaACTGATAAGACAtaccccagggagccaactgctaatcgctcCCCATTACtagttaagggggctccatcttcttctttgatttgataAGAAAAATTGCCGGAAAATTTGgtgtcaacggtaaaggatttattatctttaagataagaatatcttcttgccttataaacatgaagttttgaagaaaaaggaagttatcttgtattaaacaagaaagatatccttagaagattttatcttggattttattctgcgaactaaagaagatatgggtttagtaaagaaatatataaaataaagataaggatttttaattaaaaagaagaagattttggagttatggaagaatatagttgagagcacatttggggaggcGGGTAGTCCGGAGCCAAGAGCGTTATTTCATTTGgagtttaatattttcaattctattttctactgtttctgattattattattttagaaaaaggattgtacggtttattgtgagaactccaatggtgattaataaaataaatttatttaatcataTTATCGTCTCTGGTATTATCAcgaggagctagaccccatttctgggacgacggaggaaaccaaatctCATGAATGCAGTAgttatattaattttattatgactatttgcactgttatttaatcgatttatgattttcattgaatggttgtcatttcaattgatgggttatgctttctTAAATGTTCTGGTATCCCATGTTTTAGATTTACATCCATTATTTTCGAAATATACTTTAGTCAATGAATTAGAGTTAATGAATTTATGAGCTATTActgtttagaattgatatttgaacCGCATAAAATTGTTGTTCGGTGAAATCCTGAGTCACAGTGTCCCTCCATCTTGTTactcatattttttatatttttgctagttttattattttctttaattcaaccttaaaaatcaatctcatcaagttcgagtgaacgacaactctatttaccactatataaaaatacgaccaatttttggcgccgctgccggggacttgtgtatagatttgtttttaggttttgtttttattatttttattctttttacgcGTTTTAGTATTTCGTGTTTGTTTTCAggtttggagctgagctaaagaaaaatagAGAAAAGTGCTTAAAAGAAAAGCGAAtcaaaagaaggaaagaaaagagaaatccaaaaggagtgaagatgaagattttgtatatatttatttgattttatttttagaaattgtaaatagggtattatttttgtaatttttttcttctttttattgctTTTAgacttttggactttatttttgggactttattttcatttttaaaccctaaggaagggttaagttAAATAAAACTGATGTAGGGAAGGACGacggttacgatactgtctcgactcctcgggttcgtacactgacattggattcggtggcctgagtcgacttcaacggttcatcgcccgtctggtatgggaggcaagactctatccacccatgaatcccctgtcagtgggttttattttgttttgagaatgccaaactggtacaatagccaatacaacgaatatccaactgaacaaaatggacattattactttgaccatagtgtgaatagtggttaggAACATCAATTTTTTGAAGGTtacgggtcataccatggtgagctcaattactatccacatgcgcacaggtcatacgagcaaaacgatcctcctatttctctagaagagtctctcaagagtttcaatgagtcaacatagaagtttcacttatttatgaaggagacttataatattctgcTTCCAGAAGAATCCATAGAGCGAACAattaagatgtctctagaagattccctcaagcaatttactgaaagtacaaataggattgtggaaagatTTGCCtcaatatagtgttcccaatatagtgttcccaataccacccttgaaaataaggatagtttttattcacataatcaagatgacgaagttagaattggtaacactacttgtttagatgaggttcgatcattttcatataatgatgattatgatgaggatagtattgataaagattctgaaatatgtaggcatagtgatcaggaatttgttacttcgGTTGAGCTTTATattgataatgttatttctagtacaaatccaaataattttaataattattcacctattcaaaaggacgaggatttgactagaaatatccccgttttagacgatgtagtttttccttttcacgaagccaacgaaggtttagaggaacgagtttattttgagtctagcgatttagaaacaatagtcttagacaaagaaagtgaactcgtagagatgagtgaggatgaacctgagttagaagaatcaattgaccatttccaggaatgtGATGACctggaaattagggaagttgtgactagtatttctagagacactgaaaactctaagtttgggggtgattaccATTCtttgtgtgctttaactcttagaaaggtccctcacttgggacttgatatatgtgcctcaaccattgtgccagattaccgtcatactagctctcccgaacctaataatgtccaggaagaagttcagttattagaaacccatcctctggttgatgtggtttacccgggctatgatacccagattgattttgttttcccaccaaaaacttttattccatttgtgggaacgtttgaatttgaaatgtgtcatttattgagttttgagactaaacctaattactttaggagattaggatcgacatatttgtttaaggaacacctccactctcattgtggtcggatgtgtgagtcaaatctgattgacttagaggatccccagttatccAGGTTATTATTACgtgcttttaagtttttatttgagtttttccagactctggaacctgaacattcagatctaacttatgaggaaatgcaacccatggaaatattttatgTAGACCCTATTATAGAACCTGAACATGAACCacatctagatgtagttgtcttaaacaggaaactagacaaggttgtgttttatttgttaattttcttggaatgttgaagattccttttacttgtcatgactctatttggttttggtgatccgcagttattccggctattactttatgattctctAAGGTTATTGATCCTTTCTTGGTCTggttgaagacgttaaacttagcacttcttggaaagtaacccaatctcatgcgatacagtaatatctttccttaacttttttgcttcaaatggtaacagtttctccttgttcatatgcttttaattttatctttaaaacattgaggacagtgttagatttaagtttgggggtatgggagaaactttttagttgcaataaataaactccagagcctaaaaatttatgtttattaaggatggcactaaccaatctaagtggatgaaagcatcttggttataggagttgaggaatcaatctgattatatggaaacatctaaagagtatattcataaaagcacagagctcaggtgttagaatttaaaaaaaaaaaaacatggtagtttcgccatatctcgttgaatccttttcaccttctgtttttatttttcttttcttataagtgatttggtggggcacacgattcaagttgttaccattgctagggtgaaatagagtgatttagataccaaaaaaaaaaatattgaaaaaaaaaaaaagaaagaaaaagaattgagaccagaccatcagaccaaccggaataaattcaataaagtcgaccactggtgcctttgtatatgccagttgtgttgaattggagttaggattatcacccgatggtccccttgtatatgccagctgtgttgatattagtcatacctgTATCTTAGtcaattaggataggttcatcttggcagaggccttcaaacagatatgggaaacaccgttcaccttaaaaCCATCTAAGTTTTTTCTTTacattcatcttcttaatctttccatgtgattggttgactccggttatgatgtacagaaactatctgagtagagctctgtcacttatatggatTTTTGTATGCTTGagcgcaaactcgtgtacatcaattggaatttcgcatcagggtacttcctcctgtagtcaatgagagtatgccaaccaaggagattctttagtgccttccaaggttttgcgtagatagctagggtacggagtaaagattttgtgggtacacctctggtaaaccctccggagacaacactccgccgctagggccacctagcggtttaacggcttgatgcacgtgctaagtgtagtcatttttatttttccagattagatttgctcgagaactagcaaataataattttgggggtatttgatagacacatttttgtgaccgaattgtcctcaattttcagtattgttggtactcgattttctacttattatgatgttttatgtgtttgtagatatttttggaaaataaaattttttggaaaattcggctcgaaaagttggtataggcacccgaaggacacatgttattcagactctaagttttggataaggggcatctaaCTGATAAgaggcaccccagggagccaactgctaatcgctccccattactggttaagggagc
This DNA window, taken from Papaver somniferum cultivar HN1 chromosome 3, ASM357369v1, whole genome shotgun sequence, encodes the following:
- the LOC113358809 gene encoding uncharacterized protein LOC113358809, with product MAKKVITRSELLDRWRIIEDDSDDDDNKLIHKETWFADTFSHLVGLAKDEHIWCASWALMGPLLETFYNYFKDKGDGSPLKLLWKRISQEMRQCVLCVSQHHQAQEMYSTEYEASCIIPLLKVLQSLDEERVTHHLKELNAKISEGDYDGELHNAEVVCVMYEVLTYPILLDDQSLANEFQIFIEAVDDSHELKLTGQHQYPGVYALLFLKSRGARSIGHRLAGDNGKLRMTAELEPLQPLLKKCIGYLEKESLPSVIESSRPRLQLERINVWLGIKALLGFLEPSAFEEGILERYPSFVNIVLDHVSDDSLEFSHAVNCLRLLFEMLGCKLWLRTTSSPNVMRNTLVGQCFHTRNEKSHKEIFDLFEPFLQSLEALQDGEHEKQRRHFLYFFLHQVNMSSNFSVLMRKKACQIALRIIHRGYKMNPPCPPFECAHMWGPSLICSLKDSSLHNSLRQPAFDLIHAIIVSDAAALISLMLNGKSVSVGNSSVDFNEDEDEILFSYDSHDVEEKDASCWSDFSAQCKLTSQECREWMCIPMLWLDILVEVQPSALPISFSKAVLWSLSRFSLLEPESITEMALSVEDWLHKYAGTILTSIGWDAPTGSDDGGDGRVSNNSIKVSEMRLPLIKTFKRCAAHYVVQLEKGELWKQWKWEPSMAESLTLLLLDPNDSVRQVDRLILEHVSNTKGLASGLQFLCSSGASLSAVYLGLIHALKLVQLENVVSNFPFLHHFLFILRKLLQDVTSSPENKPGNPVGNSNISTFSSQGGFLPQPDFDASPVNSLEPTVDLKSWKSFSRLLSESMWPSMKKLLLVGKRYISEKPSQMTCLRLLELVPIVFEKVSLSVHKQSVRDSCSVDWLHDLVDWGKSSIFVVVIYWKKSVVSLMRLLKGSYDGNSAKIIGSIETLMLGDNVGLDELKEKVCRLSVSLASDMSSSIVAVTNLKSDRPIPRGSFESNPEVLDLVPLAVVKSHEKLIVLSDDEAETEVSEVTVPSHGNPSYSRMDAKTLDFAAEKSILPNDHGRKLVSENSNYKNFLSALESKDTAKNAGLTSQKHSDAKKGIRKETNTGGVIDLFPSKTKVEPLKKSSVDENISSKTSDQARFGVASGSKVLAPKNILLKDLMHDNNIAPWEKALKSAKAMKMSGATETEKRPSVLKIMIPDDDNDPWEKAVAATRPLSSVAKLNTSVTKRQVIQLNMPMENKSAFARRMDAGAKRLKPPRLDDWYRPMLEIDYFSTVGLSPEDQEESETSAKLKKVPMCFKSPDHYVDIFRPLVLEEFKAQLRTSYAESSSSEEMWSDFVSVVSVDRVDDFNLVRCVPSDGESVESKCSENDLVLLTRQPLQKSAQDVHIVGKVDRREKDHKRRSIILVIRLYLQNGSTRFNKAKRLLVDRSKWYLTRIMSLTSQLREFQALSSLNDIPVLPVILKPTVHSIDFNKSRKIELGKLPEPLARVFKSSFNDSQLQAISDAIGNNVTSRDFELSLIQGPPGTGKTRTILAIVSALLALPPPRRIDALMNTNNPRSMDNQSDAVSKAWQDAAVARKLSEGEDNSNKYMENIGRGRVLICAQSNAAVDELVSRISNQGLYGSDGKMYRPYLVRVGNQRTVHPCSLPFFIDTLVDQRVAEEKMNENDEKNDLNGDASMRLRASLEQLSDRIRFYEAKRANLKDGNSDSKTLPESGVPKEDDAKEMSDAALGEKLQKMYEQKRQICRDLGVSQSRDRKASEEIRALRNKIRKSILKEAKIVVTTLSGCGGDLYGVCSESISAYKFGNSSEHTLFDAVVIDEAAQALEPATLIPLQLLKSNGTKCIMVGDPKQLPATVLSQVASKYLYECSMFERLQRAGHPVTMLTKQYRMHPEICQFPSLHFYDNKLLNGDQMASKVAPFHEDRYLGPYIFFDVAEGQESRGRSSGSQSLCNESEAEAAVEVLRFFKKRYPAEFVGGRMGVISPYKSQVSLLRSRFSSAFGPASTADMEFNTVDGYQGREVDILILSTVRGSDQSSAAPGINTGGIGFVADVRRMNVALTRAKLALWVFGNAATLQNNRSWGALVKNAEKRNLIVSLNRPYWSVFKKSFSDTQKIPLLPSSDSHNKHAKPPESIKTDTTKYADENEQNSEKASESMAENANNKFGRKRNRPISDDRNKKPIKEDLPIEVGVQQDGRKRPKDMKDPARREHAKFNQAKGKEIARGQDEKSRSVTKSVPQQETVTSDKTLTETESGSSLSSTEGKDQENEVKDDGKETITIETPTKGLIARRKRQRDAVDALLPSAFIPSKKIGTRQKSESVKRPRSPTATTSGAQIKPPKPKKGTPQDREAV